A genomic region of Drosophila kikkawai strain 14028-0561.14 chromosome X, DkikHiC1v2, whole genome shotgun sequence contains the following coding sequences:
- the LOC108075980 gene encoding uncharacterized protein isoform X2, protein MDNILFEFIGDHADNVDVYEETYARPQAEVEPTDTGTTTVDLELGTKFDILESNEPKSPGKNPADSPLISFLPEISDHQLIESPMDTEDTQMDLNELQCQSKNLSLPSLENKEEISSAQEFQPMEITTQPTDVSVSETADCEAASIPNNDQQPVVKGKKEEKKRKKAKEQIVSSKTPLPSITFLSPVRDTTPTTPKTPTLTSPLPSITFLSPMSDPTITTIPKTPTPSSPLTTWPTTPKTPLPSITFLSPVKNTTPKTPTLTSPLPSITFLSPMSDPTITTIPKTPRPSSPITTWPTTPKTPLPSITFLSPVKDTTPKTPTLTSPLPSITFLSPMSDPTITTIPKTPRPSSPITTWPTTPKTPLPSITFLSPVKNTTPKTPTLTSPLPSITFLSPMSDPTITIPKTPTPSSPLTTWPTTPKTPMPSITFLSPVKDTTPKTPTLTSPLPSITFLSPMSDPTITTIPKTPRPSSPITTWPTTPTTFLSPVKDTTPKTPTLTSPLPSITFLSPMSDPTITTIPKTPRPSSPITTWPTTPTTFLSPVKDTTPKTPTLTSPLPSITFLSPMRDTTPTPTIPKTPTPTSSLPSITFLSPRLSSLPSITFLSPMRDSMPSPTKTRPSTQTTPLPSITFLSSIKNTIPTETITPTAPTPPPLPPPYKIPKAVVRVKCIKTSSIAKVYALMLRCWGRHETPTAKIPIPQIKGKDSEAKEEANKYLSLPVRPKNRLLRRRNSKWQGRPIPLLTPFFSGAITRLEDRPVSPYRSSSLSPTATSSSSSSSSTSSSSSMDSSNTSDSSDSSDTSDSSDTSDTPIAADDGNPVDAKDTQDLMEEQDIEEDEEFEDVKEAKAANRVTFSENQYIRWYVKGSRIAKNMEDASEFAASRADVHDGEFPRILKRGNRFGVGEEAQVVHKTRYAENDGAVGYPKRTKFERINEETNNIENIPDISMDVKVPEEEEDSEDGEDAADDQDVDYAEYFKNAKFEEDSGDSADSQDSGDTADDEDEDDDEDEDDPYGLKASLASGSLFASEETDVSEDSSRFDASGLPQLTDSSGSPQPADSSYAPFWSSYPSLLNQDQESTLSHSSSDEDDDSLPDLSENFSEELNERPTSTKNKLEKSWKFPPPILSESSTDSESEERPCKLIKIYENEEAPIEGNDEMEAKPKEKIICYVPAWVLKMPSAPSVKEDSDEDEDCEDNFQDSEEDSEKDSEEDSEENSEKDSEENSEKDSEKDSEEDSEENSEKDSEEDSEKDSEEDYVEYATEDSEEEYIEDSAEDTGVDITENIAEKITKDILKGILDDIPYDIPENIPEDIAENIAENIAEKITENITDDITEDITGKIAEKITEDISDDITENIIENITKGITEDITEEISEDITEDITEKITENITEDITENIPDDITENIAKDVTKGITEDITNDITEDITGKIVEKITEKIAEDISDDITENIAEDIIKNIKKDVTEDITENFAEKNTDDVTENINEDIKDITENITENIAQNFTKDITENSKGNCEENCEENCMENCLENSLENCEEDTEKNNLPKKDIPDPKETEEKTSSPRRNRESIIRCAFDGRKYRTLKDLRKRTKLSKRSIRKVLKRIGKIKRRKWRISMFYLQAYDLEELRQPMSSNPKPVELNDVFRTVIRSYQKVKFQRMEELVKKTGLDEQQLAKALKMIGRKRSTKWRLLNYKKPLTHIHRGHKRVRD, encoded by the exons ATGGATAACATCCTCTTTGAGTTCATTGGTGACCACGCGGACAATGTTGATGTTTATGAGGAGACATATGCACGGCCCCAG GCAGAGGTGGAGCCCACAGACACTGGCACCACCACCGTTGACTTAGAGTTGGGAACCAAATTTGATATTTTGGAGAGCAACGAACCGAAAAGTCCTGGGAAAAATCCTGCGGATAGTCCATTAATAAGTTTCCTGCCTGAGATTTCTGACCATCAGCTGATTGAGAGTCCTATGGACACAGAGGACACACAAATGGATTTAAAC GAATTGCAATGCCAGTCTAAGAACCTAAGCCTCCCGTCCTTGGAAAACAAAGAGGAGATCTCCTCAGCCCAAGAATTCCAGCCCATGGAGATTACTACCCAGCCAACCGATGTATCCGTTTCAGAGACAGCAGATTGCGAAGCTGCAAGTATTCCAAATAATGATCAGCAACCAGTAGTCAAGgggaaaaaagaagagaaaaagCGGAAGAAAGCCAAAGAACAGATTGTGTCCAGTAAAACCCCATTGCCCtctattacatttttatcACCAGTGAGGGatacaacaccaacaacaccaAAAACACCAACACTGACATCACCATTGCCCTCCATTACATTTCTATCCCCCATGAGTGacccaacaataacaacaataccTAAAACACCAACACCATCATCACCACTAACAACTTGGCCAACAACACCAAAAACCCCATTGCCttctattacatttttatcACCAGTGAAGAACACAACTCCAAAAACACCAACACTGACATCACCATTGCCCTCCATTACATTTCTTTCCCCCATGAGTGacccaacaataacaacaataccTAAAACACCAAGACCATCATCACCAATAACAACTTGGCCAACAACACCAAAAACCCCATTGCCttctattacatttttatcACCAGTGAAGGACACAACTCCAAAAACACCAACACTGACATCACCATTACCttctattacatttttatcCCCCATGAGTGacccaacaataacaacaataccTAAAACACCAAGACCATCATCACCAATAACAACTTGGCCAACAACACCAAAAACCCCATTGCCttctattacatttttatcACCAGTGAAGAACACAACTCCAAAAACACCAACACTGACATCACCATTGCCCTCCATTACATTTCTATCCCCCATGAGTGacccaacaataacaataccTAAAACACCAACACCATCATCACCACTAACAACTTGGCCAACAACACCAAAAACCCCAATGCCttctattacatttttatcACCAGTGAAGGACACAACTCCAAAAACACCAACACTGACATCACCATTGCCCTCCATTACATTTCTATCCCCCATGAGTGacccaacaataacaacaataccTAAAACACCAAGACCATCATCACCAATAACAACTTGgccaacaacaccaacaacatttttatcaCCAGTGAAGGACACAACACCAAAAACACCAACACTGACATCACCATTGCCCTCCATTACATTTCTATCCCCCATGAGTGatccaacaataacaacaataccTAAAACACCAAGACCATCATCACCAATAACAACTTGgccaacaacaccaacaacatttttatcaCCAGTGAAGGACACAACACCAAAAACACCAACACTGACATCACCATTGCCCTCTATTACATTTCTATCCCCCATGAGGGAtacaacaccaacaccaacaataccaaaaacaccaacaccaacatcATCATTGCcttcaattacatttttatcgCCAAGATTATCCTCGTTACCATCCATTACATTTTTATCACCGATGAGGGACTCAATGCCTTCACCAACAAAAACTAGGCCTTCAACACAAACAACACCATTGCCTTCGATTACATTTTTATCATCGATAAAGAATACAATACCAACGGAAACAATCACACCAACAGCACCAACACCACCTCCTCTACCACCACCATATAAAATACCAAAGGCAGTTGTCCGGGTCAAATGTATCAAAACCTCCTCCATTGCCAAGGTATACGCCTTGATGCTACGCTGTTGGGGCAGGCATGAAACTCCTACGGCCAAAATTCCAATCCCTCAGATAAAGGGAAAGGACTCCGAAGCCAAGGAAGAagctaataaatatttgagtcTTCCGGTGAGACCGAAGAATCGATTGCTAAGAAGACGCAATTCAAAATGGCAAGGCCGCCCGATTCCCCTACTGACTCCA TTTTTCAGTGGTGCGATTACACGTCTCGAGGATAGGCCAGTATCTCCATACCGATCGTCGTCCTTGTCGCCCACGGCCACATCGTCCTCATCGTCTTCATCGTCCACATCGTCTTCATCGTCCATGGATTCCTCGAATACTTCCGACAGCTCGGATTCCTCGGATACCTCGGATTCCTCGGATACCTCGGATACCCCAATTGCCGCGGATGACGGGAATCCTGTGGATGCTAAGGATACCCAGGATTTAATGGAGGAACAGGATATCGAGGAAGACGAGGAATTTGAGGATGTCAAGGAAGCCAAGGCTGCTAACAGAGTCACTTTCTCGGAGAATCAATATATTCGCTGGTATGTAAAGGGGTCCAGGATTGCCAAGAATATGGAGGATGCCAGTGAATTTGCGGCTTCCAGGGCTGACGTGCACGACGGGGAATTCCCTCGTATCCTCAAGAGAGGTAATAGATTCGGAGTGGGCGAGGAAGCCCAGGTTGTCCATAAAACCAGATACGCTGAGAATGACGGGGCTGTCGGCTACCCAAAAAGAACCAAGTTTGAAAGGATTAACGAGGAAACCAATAATATCGAGAATATCCCTGACATCTCCATGGATGTGAAGGTTCCCGAAGAAGAAGAGGATTCCGAAGATGGCGAGGATGCCGCCGATGACCAAGATGTCGATTATGCGGAGTATTTCAAGAATGCCAAGTTCGAGGAAGATTCCGGGGACTCTGCAGATTCCCAGGATTCCGGAGATACGGCAGATGACGAGGATGAAGATGATGACGAGGATGAAGATGACCCATACGGTTTGAAGGCCTCGCTTGCTTCGGGATCTTTGTTTGCTTCGGAAGAAACAGATGTTTCAGAAGACTCATCTCGTTTCGATGCTTCAGGACTTCCTCAGCTAACCGATTCTTCAGGATCCCCACAGCCTGCCGATTCTTCATATGCCCCATTTTGGAGTAGCTATCCATCGCTATTAAATCAGGATCAGGAATCCACACTATCGCATTCATCATCTGATGAGGATGACGATTCTCTACCAGACTTATCAGAAAACTTTTCAGAAGAACTTAACGAAAGACCGACAAGTACAAAGAATAAACTAGAGAAAAGCTGGAAATTCCCGCCACCGATATTATCCGAAAGCTCCACCGATTCGGAGTCGGAGGAGCGGCCTtgtaaactaataaaaatttacGAGAATGAGGAAGCTCCGATCGAGGGTAACGACGAAATGGAAGCGaagccaaaagaaaaaattatatgttaCGTTCCTGCATGGGTTTTGAAAATGCCAAGC GCACCTTCAGTAAAGGAAGACTCAGATGAAGACGAAGATTGTGAAGACAATTTTCAAGATTCTGAAGAGGATTCTGAAAAGGATTCTGAAGAGGATTCTGAAGAGAATTCTGAAAAGGATTCTGAAGAGAATTCTGAAAAGGATTCTGAAAAGGATTCTGAAGAGGATTCTGAAGAGAATTCTGAAAAGGATTCTGAAGAGGATTCTGAAAAGGATTCTGAAGAGGATTATGTAGAGTATGCTACGGAGGATTCTGAAGAGGAATATATAGAGGACTCTGCGGAGGATACTGGAGTGGATATTACAGAGAATATTGCAGAGAAAATTACTAAGGatattttaaagggtatttTAGATGATATTCCATATGATATTCCGGAGAATATTCCAGAGGATATTGCAGAGAATATTGCAGAGAATATTGCAGAGAAAATTACCGAGAATATTACAGATGATATTACAGAGGATATTACTGGAAAAATTGCAGAGAAAATTACAGAGGATATTTCAGATGATATCacagaaaatattatagaaaatataacaaaGGGTATTACAGAAGATATAACAGAGGAAATTTCAGAGGATATTACAGAGGATATCACAGAGAAAATTACCGAAAATATAACAGAGGATATTACAGAGAATATTCCAGATGATATCACAGAGAATATTGCAAAAGATGTAACAAAGGGTATTACAGAGGATATTACAAATGATATTACGGAGGATATTACTGGTAAAATTGTAGAGAAAATTACAGAGAAAATTGCAGAGGATATTTCAGATGATATCACAGAGAATATTGCAGAAGatataataaagaatattaaaaaggaTGTTACAGAGGACATTACTGAAAATTTTGCGGAGAAAAATACAGATGATGTCACAGAGAACATTAACGAAGATATAAAGGATATTACAGAAAATATTACAGAGAATATTGCACAGAATTTTACTAAAGATATTACAGAAAATTCTAAAGGAAATTGTGAAGAGAATTGTGAAGAGAATTGTATGGAGAATTGCTTGGAGAATTCTTTGGAGAATTGTGAAGAGGATACTGAAAAGAACAACCTGCCCAAAAAGGATATTCCAGATCCCAAGGAGACTGAAGAAAAG ACCTCCTCACCCCGCAGAAACCGTGAAAGTATCATTCGCTGCGCATTCGATGGTCGCAAATACAGGACTCTAAAGGATCTAAGGAAGCGCACAAAGCTGTCGAAGAGGAGCATCCGCAAGGTCCTAAAGCGGATTGGAAAGATCAAGCGCCGAAAGTGGCGTATCAgcatgttttatttacaggCCTACGATTTAGAGGAGTTAAGACAGCCAATGTCCAGCAATCCGAAACCG GTGGAACTGAACGATGTCTTTAGGACGGTAATTCGCAGCTACCAGAAGGTCAAGTTCCAACGCATGGAGGAGCTGGTGAAGAAGACTGGTCTCGACGAACAGCAACTGGCCAAGGCCCTGAAGATGATCGGTCGCAAGCGATCCACCAAGTGGCGTCTGCTCAACTACAAGAAACCACTGACACACATTCACCGGGGCCACAAAAGGGTCAGGGATTAA